ATAGTGGGGGCGGAGAACGAGGGCGTGCCGGAAAGCGGTGATGGCGGCCTGGACATCACCCAGCTGCTGCAGGGTGGCACCCAGATTGGAGTGGGCTTCGGCGAAGTCGTCCTTCAGCTGGAGAGCCTGGCGGTAGGCCGCCACGGCCCCGGCCGGGTCGCCGCTCTCCCGCAGGGTGTTGCCGAGGTTGCAGCAGGCCTCCGGCTGGTTGGGGTTGTGGGCGAGGGTCTGCCGGTAGAGCTGGATCGCCTCCGCCAGGCTGCCCTGCTCCCGCAGCACGTTGGCCAGGTTGAAGCTGGCTTCGGCGAAGGTGGGCAGGAGCGCCAGGGCCTGGCGGTAGGCGGCGATCGCCCCCTCGCTCTGCCCCAGCTGCTGGCAGGCGTTGCCGAGGTTGCAGTGCGCTTCCGGAAAGGCGGCCCGCAGGGTCAGGGCCTGGCGGTAGGCCCCGGCGGCGGCGGTGGGATCGCCCTGATGGAGCAGGGCATTGCCCAGCAGAAAGTGCAGCTCCGGCTCCTCGGGCTGGCGGTCCAGGGCCTGGCCCAGCAGGGCGGCCGCCGCTGCATGGTCGCCCTGCTCGCAGAGGGTCTGGGCCAGGAGGGGCACTGCACCAGGAAAATCGGCCTGCAGCTCCAGCGCGCGCCGGTAGGAAGCCACTGCCGCATCCAGATCGCCGCGGACCCGCTGCACATTGCCCCGATTGAAGTGGGCGGCCGCATAGGCGGGATCAAGGCTCAGAGCTGTTTCCAACAGGTCCAGAGCCTCCTGCCAGCGTCCGTCCCTGGTGCAGAGGCCGGCCAGGTTGAGGGCGGTGCTGGCACGAGCCTTGCCCCCTGCCAGCAGGGCGCGAAGGAGGTGCTCCGCCTCGGCGTGGTTTCCCTGCTGCAGGTGTGCGAGGGCGCGGCGTTCCTGCTCAAGCACGGACGCAGGGGCCATGGTCGCCCGGTTGCCCGAGCCAGGCGAGGTGGCGCTGAATCCAAGACCCTGACGCCGGTTGCGGCTGGATTGTTGAGGCTTTGTCATTGGTTCAGTTCAGCTGCTCCCAGCCCGGCACTGGGCTGCTGCCCTGCCCCAGAATGGCTGCCGCCCTACCTGGCTGCTGCCTCCGTGCCATGACCCTGCCCGGCAATCCAGCCACGATCACAGACGCCTACCGCAGCCAGCAGCAGGTGCTGCATCGGAACCCTCACTATGGAGTGGCTTCGTTGTCGTTTGCCCCCTTGGTGCAGACGATCCTTCGCCAACACAACATCAACCAGCTCAGTGACTACGGCGCCGGCAAGCAGAACCTCCGCAAGGCACTGGAGCAGCGGGGGGTGGAGCTGGCGGCTTATCACCCCTTCGATCCGGCATTTCCCCACTATGGAGAGCCGCAACCTGCTCCTCTTGTGTGCTGCATCGATGTGCTTGAACACGTGGAGCCCTCCTGCCTGGAGGCGGTGCTGCGTGAGCTGGAGCGGATCGTGGTGCAGCTGGGCTTCTTCACGATTCACACCGGCCCCGCCGGTAAATCCCTGCCCGATGGCCGCAATGCCCATCTGATCCAGGCCCCCAGCTCGTGGTGGCTGCCGAAACTGGCGGAGCATTTCGAGATCCAGCATCTTCAGCACCACAGGCTCATGGGCCAGGGCATGTGGATGGTGGTGAGCCCCCGCCAGCAGCCCCTCTGGGTGGACGGCTCCTGAGACGCTGGCGCACCTGCCGCAGGGGGTGACTCCAATCACCGGCTCGCTGTTGCCGAAACAGGCTCACCGAGGGGTACCACAACGAGGCTGTGCCGCGCAGACCCCAGCGCCAGTCGGGTACATGCTCCAGCAACACCCAGGTTTCGGTGCCGAGGGTGCCGGCCAGATGCACCGTGGTGTTGGAGATCGACACCACCAGGTCGCAGGCGGCGATCAGGGCGGCAAGGCCATCGAGATCCTGGGTGCAATCGAGCCCGGGGGGGCGCAGCACCGTGAGCCCTGCCTCCTGCTGCACCTGCTGGATCTGGGCGTCCACATCGCCGTACTGAAGGGACACCAGCTGCACGCCAGGCAAGGCCAGCGCCTTGGCCAGCGCCTGCAGCGCGATCGATTTACTCTCGCCATACTCAGTATTGGCACTGTGCCACGCGATGCCGCAGAGGACACGATCCGCAGGGGCCATGCTGCTGCGAAACGAACGGCTGCGTTGGAGATCGGGCAGCAGAACGGAGCGGCGGCTGTGTTGGAAGCTGCTGCGGCTGGGGCGAAGCTGGCGGGGCAGCGATCCAAGCGGAGCGTGGGCCCGATAGAGGCTCTGCTCCGGCGTGGCGTTCAGGGGGTGGAGCTGAATGGAAGGAAAGGAACGGCGGAACAAGGGGTGCAGGCGCGGGTCGATGAGCAGCAGCAGCTGCTGCACGCCTCTGGCGGAAAGCTCCGGCAGGAGTGAGGCAAACATCAGCTGATCCCCCACCCCCTGCTCACCCCACAGCAGCAGGGTGTCCACCGGCTCTCCCTGCCAGAGCGGGCGGGAGGTGGCCAGCCGTTTCCAGTTGGGAAAGGCCTGCCACCGCACCTCATAGGCTGTCCAGCCGTCCTCGAAACGTCCCAGCAGTAAAAGGGCCATGGCCAGGTTCCAC
This portion of the Cyanobium sp. NIES-981 genome encodes:
- a CDS encoding tetratricopeptide repeat protein; translation: MHYRHAVHFLHKRQFQAAETLLRTLLEGETATSDPLERKKAQEALAVLFAMTQREAEAITLLEAMQAEHPSDTSALYNLGKIHTQLGDLEAAIGAYRKAMAIEPESLLFHNNLGNALKATGQVEEAVACFQALLARKSDHIRGRWNLAMALLLLGRFEDGWTAYEVRWQAFPNWKRLATSRPLWQGEPVDTLLLWGEQGVGDQLMFASLLPELSARGVQQLLLLIDPRLHPLFRRSFPSIQLHPLNATPEQSLYRAHAPLGSLPRQLRPSRSSFQHSRRSVLLPDLQRSRSFRSSMAPADRVLCGIAWHSANTEYGESKSIALQALAKALALPGVQLVSLQYGDVDAQIQQVQQEAGLTVLRPPGLDCTQDLDGLAALIAACDLVVSISNTTVHLAGTLGTETWVLLEHVPDWRWGLRGTASLWYPSVSLFRQQRAGDWSHPLRQVRQRLRSRPPRGAAGGGSPPSTCPGP